CTATCAGCTAAACAAACTTTTTCCAATATGCTCCATATTTCTTCATCTGAATAACTATCATCTAAAGTGATGTTATATCGAATTGAACCGCTGAAAATAGATGTTTGTTGACTCACATATCCAATCTCTTTGGAGAAGTTAATATCATCCTGTATTTCAAGAGGATTTCCATCGATTAAAACTTTATCGTGGTTGGATTGTAATTTTCCTAGTAGCAACTTGATTATAGTAGATTTTCCTGAACCACTTTTACCGATTACGGCATATTTTCCACCTTTATTTATATTAAAGTTGAAGTTTCTAATAACATGGTTATCTCCGAAACTATAATTAAAGTTTTTAAATTCAATATTTTCTTCAACGTGTGGATAAAGTGTTTCTTTAGCAGTCGCTTTAGTTATAACGCTATTTAATATTTCTTTTGTACCGATTACCTTAATATACAGATCAACCAATTGATTGATAGAAGTAAGGTATATACCTAGTATAGTAGATACCGAAGCTATTGTTCCGATAGTCAATTCATTTTTTAAAACCAAATAAATCGCAAAGATAAAAATTAATAATTCAAGTAATTTCTCGATACTTTGTAAAGTTAATTCACCAAATGCCATTAATTTAGAAATACTATACTGTTGATCTTCTTTTTGGATCTGACTAGTCTTAACATTTTTTGAGAATAAATTTATCTTACCGATATTTTTTAAATCTTCATAGCCTGTTAAATATTCCTTTAAAACTCCAGAGAATTTCCCTGATAAAATTGATAAATTTGTATATCCTACACTAATTTTTTTACCAAACTTACCGCTTATTAAAAACATAGCGACTGATGATAATAGGGCGAATACAACAAATTTCCAATTAATAAGCCATAAAAATACTACTGATGAGATAAATAATACAATAGCACTAAGTAAACCAGTTAATGGTGAGAATAAATATGCAGATAATAATTCAAGTTGATAAGTATATTTAGTCATATGTTCACCAGAGTCAACCTTATTAAATTCTGACTGAGACATAGTTTCTATGTTTTTACTAATTCTATCACCTAGATATATTTTCCATTGTTTAACTAATTGTGCAATTATAATTTTTAACCACGCTCTAAGCAATTCTACTATTATTAAAACACAAATAATAAAGCCAACTTTTGTCCATAGAGATCCTGTTTTGTATATTACAGAATCAACAATATCAACACGAGCGTATACAACATAAACAGTCCCTATTGATACTATTAGTGTCAAAATAAACATAATGCATAACTTTAATTTGTTCAATGTTATAACTTCTAAAATATTTTTAATCAAATTGCTCTCCTTTGAATAGATTACATAAATGTTGTTTGTATTTAAGTTACAAGCTTTATGTAACTTTAATTATACTGACTTTTTTTTTCGTGTCAAGATAATTAGAGTAAGTTTTCTGAAAATTATAAGTTTATATTGTTATCATCTATTTTTCATACTATAATAAAAGTATAAATATAAGTTGGTGTTTTATATAGTTCTCAAAATCTCCTTTAGTAGTTTGTTATTATTTAAGTGGAATTAAAAGTAGGAGGTATTTATGAAAAGATATATTTTAAAATTTAAATATAGGTTCTTATTAATTTGTTTTCTTATATTGTTAAGACAGTTATTTCTTATGAAGAGTAACTTTTTAAATGCAGATGCTATAACTGTGCTTACTAACAAAAATCTACATAGTTTCTTTGAAATTATCTTATTCTTATCAGTTACGTGGTTTGTTATTATAGTAATTGATAGAGTGGTAAAGGTAAGAGAGGAGATTTTTATTCAAGATATTGGAATAGATGTTAAAGATAATCTGTCTAGTAGCCTTATAGAATTAGATATTGAAAAGTATAAAGATAATTCATCTGGTGTTTATCAATCTTGGTTTAACAATGATATTCAAATGATTCAAGAAAAAGGTTTGAGAAATATATTTGCTATAATATACAGCCTTTCTGGTGTGGTATTTTCTCTTTATGCTCTATTGAAATATCACTGGATTATTTCTTTAATTACTATTATAGGAACAGGAATATTAATTTATCTTCCAAAAATTTTTAATAAAAAACTTCATAATATGGGAACAGAAGTTACTAAAGAAAATGAGAATTATGTTGCTTCGTTAGAGGAGACGATTCTAGACTATGATACGTATTTCTCTCTTAATAAATTACAAATAATTTCTAAAAGAATAGCTAATATAAGTAGAATTTTGAAAAATGTATTTGTTAAACAAAGTAAATTGGAAAGTAATTATTATATGCTTAACTTCGGCTTAAATGTCTTTTTCCAAGTGTTATTAGTTTTTGTTACAGGGTATTTAGTTGTTAAAGATAATTTGGAAATCGGTGCAGTTGCAGCCGTAGGAATGTTTGCTAATCTTGTATTTGATGGTATGAGCCAAGTAGGTTATAGAATAGCATTTATTAAAGGCGCAAAACCTATTTTCTCTAAGCATGATGAATTCATGTTAAATAATAAGGATACCTACTCACCTATTGAATATTCTTTAAGAGAAACATTATTTAAAATTAAAAACTTATATTTCAGTTATGGTGATAAAGAAATTCTAAATAATGTGAATCTTGATATAAAAGAGGGGAATAAATATTTAATAAGTGGAGATAGTGGCGTTGGTAAATCAACATTATTTAAAATAATTACAGGGCAATTAAGAAATTATGAAGGTAGTGTAGAGTATTGTAGTGTTGATTTGAAAAAATTATCTACTAAGCAAATACTAGAAAAACTAACTATAATTCAACAAGAAAATTTTGTATTTTCAGGCACTGTCAAAGATAACATAACTATGGGAGAAGTAGCTGAGGATAGTGAAGTAGCTAAATATTTAGAAAAAGTGGGCTTAACACAGAAAGACTTCTTATATTCAGAAGTAGAGGTTCATGGAAAAAATCTTTCAGGAGGACAACGCCAAAGATTGGCTATAGCTAGAGCGTTATTTAATGGTAAAAAAATACTTTTAATTGATGAAGGAACATCAGCTTTAGACAAAGAATCGGCGAAAAGTTTAGTAGAAATGCTGTTAGGAAATAAAGAATTAACGATAATAATGATTAGCCATGATATAAGTGATGAACTAAGAGGAAAATTTGATAATATTATAAAATTGTGATACAAGTGAAAGTTAGTAAAAAATGATATAGATTGAATAGAAAAATGAAAATAGGAGAGTGGCTAAAAAATCAATTTCTCCAAGAATAAGATTTTGAGTCACTCCCATTTGATAAGGAGGAAAAGCATGAGTTATAAGTTTATGAGTGATGCTTTAGATAATAATTTAATGCCAATAGGTAAAAGTGATTTTTTAAATTTATTTAAAGATTTAGAAATAGGAGAAGGCGATATCCTGATTGCGCACGTATCTCTTAGTAATTTTGGTTATATAATCGGCGGTGCAAGATGTATTTATGAAGCACTTATGGAAAGATTAGGAGAAAGTGGAACGCTCGTTGTTCCAACACAATCTTTAGAAAATATGTCTCCAGAGTATTGGGAATATCCTAAAGTTCCTAAGGAGTGGATAGAAAAAATTAAACAAGAAAGTTTATCTTATGATGTTAATCTATCTAGTACACGAGGTATGGGGAAATTTAGTGAGTTTGTTATGAATTTAACACACTCAGTTAGAAGTTCTCATCCACTATATTCTTTTTCAGCAGTAGGAGAAAAAGCACAGGAAATAATAAAAGAGCATCCATTAGATGATGGCTTAGGATATAATTCACCATTAGGGAGATTGTATGATCAAAATGCAAAAATTTTATTATTAGGAACTGATTTTGAATCCAATACAGCATTGCATCTTGCAGAATATTCACTAAATAGAAAAACAATAAAAGAAAGTGCAAATGTAGATGGAGAGTGGTTAGAATTTTCTAATATCGAATTAGATATATATGATGATTTCTTAACAGTTCAGAAAGAATTCATGAAAAATTATAAGGGAAGTTATCAAATAAAAGATATACAGAAAACATCAGTTCTTTGTATAGATTTAAAAAGTTGCGTAGATTTTGCGAAAGAATATTATAGAAGAAAAGAAGAAATAAATTCATAAAGTTAATACTGAATAATGTACACTTAGTTGATTTTAGAAATAGCTAGGTGTATATTGTTTTATTTTATTTAAGAAGTAATACAATGGCAATTCACAAAAAGTCTAAAATTAAAAAAAGTGTATATTGTAACTCATAGACAGAGGGGATATTTACTATAAAAACAAGGAATAATTTTTGGAAACCGTTTTTTATTTTATTGCTTTTATACAATGTTTATATTACAATAAAACTGTAAAAGTATACAAAAACATAAGGGAGGGAGTTAAATGGTAAATTTATTAACAGTGAAAAATTTAGCATACAAATATAAAAATTCTAGTAATTATGCGATTAAAAATATTTCTTTTTCTGCGGAAAAAGGAGATATGATTGCACTTATAGGTAAAAGTGGTTCAGGGAAAACTACGATAATTAATTCTACATTAGGATTGTTTTCTAATATCGAAGGAGAGGTATCTTTTGGTGAGGGTGTGTCTGTTCGAGATATAGATTACTGTATGCAAAATCAATCAGTAGATTGGTACTTAAATGTATATGACAATATTTATATGGGGGTATTATACTCTAAAAATACTATTAGCAAGAAAAGTGTAGATGAGATTATTGAGGTTCTAGGTTTAAAAGGTAAGGAGAAATCAGACTTAACAGAATTATCTGGAGGACAACTGCAGAGGGTACAAATAGCAAGAAGTTTGATATCAGATTCAAAAATTTTATTCTTAGATGAACCTACTACAGGATTGGATGTAGTATTATCAAAAAATATATTAGAATACATAAAAAATAATAATAAAGAACATGCTGTTTTTATATCTTCTCATGATTTAGATCTTATAGAAAAGTATTGTAATAAAATAATTTATATAAACGACGGAGAATGTTTATACTTTGGAGAAATGAGCACCTTCTTAAAAGAATATAATAAAGAAATAGTATACAATATTTCTTACAGTGGTGAAATAAGTAAAGATGTGGTAGAAAAACATAAAGATACTATTACAATCGTTGATGATAAAAATTTAAAAATTTTCTTGGAAAAAGAAGAGGAAATTTCAAATGTCTTAAAACTACTATTGGCAGAAAATATTACAATAGGAAGCCTGCAGAAAGAAGAAATTACCTTGAAGAGAATATTGGAATTGGAGGAGTAATTATATGAAAAATGTTATGAAGAATTTTTGGGCGACATCGTATATAGAATACAAGGCGATTGAAAATAATAAGCAGATTATATATACTCAGCTAATGGTTCCAATATTGTACTTTGTATTTTTTGGATTTGGAATAGGGAACTCTTTTTCAAGTTTAGCTTTTAAAGGAGAAAATGTTAGCTATATTGAATATATTTTCATTGGAATTATAGGAGTAATACTAAATTCTCAGATGAATCAGTCAGTTTATAGGGTGAATTTAGATAAAAAATGGGGACTCTTAGCGTATAAAAGAATAAAAGGAACATCAGCAATTTCATATTTTCTAGGAAAATTAGTATTTCCGTTAGGAATCACAATAGTGCAAGTATTATTAATCTACTTTTTATCGTTTTTCTTAGGGATAAAAATACAGATAGGTCCTTTTCTAAAAGTATTAATTATTGTAATTATTAGTCTAGTATTTTGGTTTTCTCTTGGGGTTATTATCTCATTAGGAACTGTATCGTATAGAACTAGAGACCTTATCTTAGGAACATTATTACTACCGATAATTTTTGCCGCACCGACTTTTTATAGTTTAGATAATTCTAAGGTGCTATACTATATATCAAAACTTAATCCATTAACTTACCAATTAACGAGCATGAGAACTGTAATTTTTGATATGGATCTTGATATAAATACATATATTACAATATTTTTAAGTCTAATAATGTTTGTTTTAGCAATAAGCGTGATAATAAGATCAGAATTATTAGGTGATGAGAGATAAAAAATGTACACTTAGTTGTTTTAGAGATGACTAAGTGTACATTTGTATTTATATGAAATGTATTACTGAGATTTTCGTATTGATACCATTATATTTTCATATTACAATAAAGGTGTAAAGTTTAACAGCACTATAAACATATATAAAATATGAAACTTCTAATGTAAGAGGAGGTTATTGGTAATGGACAGTATAATAGGATCTATCGTTGCAACTATAACTATTGCTTTTCTATATTTTATGTTTAGAAGAAAATCTCTCCCCATTTTCAAAAAGAATAAGCAACAATTGCTAATAGGATTGATACCAATTGTTATATTTTGTATTTTCTTTCCAAAAGTGATTAAAATAGCTATAATTTTTTTAGTAGTTGAGATTATTTTATATATAATAGATTATCTCAATGAGAAGAAAAATTCTACGAAATAAGAGTATATATTCCTTCAAAAAATAGTATAGTGATTTTTGGAGAATTCTACAATGGAAGAATTAAAATTAGAGAGTTTTTATTTAAACGAAAATGAATTTAAAATGGTGTATAATAAAAGTATATTTAATATATGAGTGTTGTGAATTGATAACTTGTTAGATTGAAGAAAATAAAAAATGAATAAATAACTTGATTAAGAAAATTCTTAAAACTATTTTTTATCATAACATAGTTAATTGAAATTATTGAAAGGGATGTAATTGTTACATTCATAATAGTGTTTTTAAAGTTTATAAATTAAATAAATTGATGGATTTGTTATTTGGTTATTAACTTATAAATTTAGATGATTTTGTAATTGTACTTGTTAAAATAAAGAAAAAGTTTATTTTGAATTTTGTTAATATATAAGAGAAAGAGAGTGAATAAAAATGAATAAACAATATTATCTTTGTACTGAAATTTTAAGTGAAGGAAGTTCAGTTGCACTAGCTTTTGACGTTAATTGGGACTTAGACATTAGTGATCTAGTTAGAGTAAAACTTATACTAAATCCTAGTGAAGTTTTTGATAGTTTTATGTTAGATGTTTATGATAATTTAGATGGTTTAAATCAAGAAGATATAAATGATTTTTTTAATTCGGAAACATCGGAATCATTGCTTTTGGGATTAATTCAATTAATAAAAGAGAAATTATTTTTTAATCCTCTGGATATAAAGGGTGCGTTATTGACATCTTCTGAAGATATGATAATGATAGATTTATTAATTAAAGTTGATCCTTCAGATTATAGTATAAGTTCTACTGATTTTTATTTAGTGTTTGGCTTGGCTTTTTCTGAATTAACTTTTAGTTCGATAATAGGAAGTTTTCTATTAAAAAAAGGACATGAGCTACATCATCTTTATTACGAGGAGTAAACTTAGATTACTTCTCTATATTTATTGGAATACCTCAAAATATGGAAATCATATCAGATTGATATGATTTTCCCTTTTTCACTATGAGAGAGCAGTGTAATCTGATATAATGTATAGAACTGAAACATATAAATTGATAAGATTATAGATTAATTAAAATCTACTAAAGGAACTTTTGTATGATAAAATTAGTTGTTACAGAAATAACAACGTAAAGTAGAATACAAATAAACGTTATTGAAGTCTTTCTATTAAGAGATTGGAATGTAATTAGTTGTTGAAAAGTACAGGTCGGAATATTTTAGGAAATGGAGAAAGTGATGGATAATATAATAGATGTAAAAGGTCTAAAAAGAAGTTTTAAGACTCTGAAAAACGGTGAATTTGAAGCTATAAAAGGAATAGAATTTTCAGTGAAAGAAGGAGAAATTTTTGGTTTGTTAGGACCTAATGGTGCAGGTAAAACAACAACAATAAAAATTTTAACTACGATGCTTGCACCAAGTGAGGGGAGTGTAAAAGTTTTAGGTTTTGATACTTTTCATGAAGCCAAAAAGGTTAGAGAGCATATAAATTTTGTTTTTGGTGGAGAGCGTAGCCTATACTGGCGACTAAGCGCAAGAGATAACCTAGCATATTTTGCTGATCTTTATAAAATTCCACGTAAAGCGCAAAATGAACTTATTGAAAATTTAATAAAACGTGTTGGTCTTAGTGAATTTATTGATAAAAAAGTAGAAACCTTCTCGAAAGGTATGAAACAAAGATTACAGATTGCACGTTCATTACTCAATAATCCGAAAATAATATTTTTAGATGAGCCTAGTATAGGTCTAGACCCAATAGGAGCAAAAGAACTTCGTGAACTTATTAAAGAATTAGCCAAAGATGGTGTAACTATATTATTAACAACTCATTATATGCCTGAAGCAGAAGAACTTTGCAATAGAATTGCAATAATAAAAAAAGGTGAACTGCTTGCCTTAGATGATGTGGTAGGATTACAAAATCTTGTTTCTTACGAACGAAAAGAAGAAATAAAAGCGAAAAAAATTCGTGAGCAAGAGGAGAAAAATAAACAAAACCTAGAAATAACTTTGGAAGATATTTATATAGAATTATTGGGGGAGAAATAATATGAGGGCTATTTTAATGAGTGCAAGGGTTCAGATGAAGCAATCGATAGCACGACCGATGTTTAGATTTTGTATTTTTATTGGTCCTATACTGAGTGGTATTTTGTTAGGTATGATATATCAAAATCGTAGTATCGAAGATTTTATGCTTTACGCCTTTATCGGAGCTGGGATATCTACATTTTGGGGAAGTATTTGTTTCTCATCAGCGAGTGACATGGATAGAGAAAAATGGATGGGAACAATGCCGATGATCTTCACTTCACCGATAGGTTTCGAAAATATTATTTTTGGGAAAATATTAGGTAATACATTTTGGGGAATGTTTAGTTTTTGTCTTAATATGTTAACTGTAAAAATTTTATTTAATATAAATATAGTATTTTCTAATTTTCTATATTTTATTTTAATTACACTGTTAATGATAATTTCTATGATAGCTGTCGGTTTTATGATGGCAGGTTTATTTACTCTATCAAGAAAAATAAGTGTACTTATGAATGTAATTGATTATCCAATAATAATGTTAACTGGAATGGTCTTTCCAATATCGATTTTTCCAAAATTTATTCAGTATTTTTCATATTTATTAAGTCCAACATGGGCTATGGAAGGATATAAATTAGCTGTTCAAGGTGGAAGTAATGAAGAATTGTTAAGAGTAGCATTGATTTTAGTTTCTATTACTACTATTTATTTTATAATTAGTATATTTTCATTTAAAAAAATAAAAAAACTTTGTGTAGTAAATGGAACATTGGAGGTGTTTTAATATGGAAAATATATCTAGATTTTTTAGAAGAATTAGATTTTCATATAAAATGGCTTCTGTACTTAGTGATTGGCGTACATTCTTTACTATTGATTTATTAATCCCATTAATGCAAATGATGTGTTATTCTTTGGTTGGATATTATGTTTATGGAGCAGAAAATATTGAAAAATGGGTTATAAGTAACGCGATAGTAACAAGTGCCTTTTCGGCAATTTATAGAGTAGGATTACAACTTGCAAGAGAGCGCGCTAGTGGAACGTTATCGTTAATGCTTGCAACAAAGACTAGTATTTCAGAAGTTTTATTATCGAGTGCGATTTCTACGATGCTTTTAAGTTTCATTTCAGTAGTTTTTGGGGTTAGTATTCTTAGTGTAACATTAGGATTAGTATGGACTGTTCAAAAAATTTTAGAATTTATTTTGGTTTTAATACTTGCGATTTTCACAGCAACTTGTTTTGGTTTTTTCTTCTCGTGTTTTATTCTGTTAACGACTGAAATTCATTTAGTTACTAACACAATAGATAAAGTACTTCTAATATTTACAGGAGCAAACTTTCCAGTTAGTAGCTTTCCACATCTAGTAGAGCAGTTTTGTTATATGTTGCCACTAACACGTTCTATATTATTAGCACAAAGATTACTAAGTGGTGAAAGTGTGATAAATAACTTATATCTAGTTAGAGGAGAGGTAATTTTAGCTTCTATATTTTTAATACTAGGAATAATAATGTTAAAAAATATGGAACGTGCAGCAATAAAAGGCGGAACGTTAGATATGCTGTAATTTCAATAAAGGAGATTTAGAGTTGGTATTCTAAATCTCTTTAACTATATAAATATTGTAAAATTCTTTTAGTATTATAATTTTGTATAAAGTATAATTTTCAAAATAAGGAATAAATATGAGTCTTGAAAATTATTTAAAGAATAAATTTTTAAAAAAGGTAAACAGCTGTATATTAAACAAAAAGAGAGAACTAAATATACAAATGAAAAACGGAGAAGTCATATCAATTTAGGACTTTTTTATATATTAAATTGGGAAAATTATTGTTGAATGAAATATGTAGATAATTGTTCATTTTATCAATGAAAAACATACTCATATTTTATTAATTAATAAATAGAATTTAAATGTTTTTATTTGTTAATAACATTTAAAACTGTTATAATAAAGGCGAAGAATTAGAAGGTGTTATTGTGAGTAGTTATATAACAGAATTCATTGTGAAGAATAAAAGAAGTCTATTCTTTATAATAATATTTTTTAATAAAAATTGTTTAGATTTAATAAATTAAGGTGAGAGAAATGACAAGAAAGAAATATATATATTTAGCAATAGTGATAGGGATTTCTATATTTATATCTTATTTTTTTATAAGTGATATACGTGAATGGGCTGTAATAACTAATGTATTTTTAGCTAGTTTTCTTATATATACATCGTATCTTTTATTTTATAAAAAGAGTTATAATTTATTAGCTGGTATGACGGAAGAAGAATTGAAAAAATCTGAAAGTGATATAGAAATAAGACTTAAGTATGAAAAAGGTGCGAAAATTATGGGGGTAATTTCTTTTATTGGAGGACTTTTTGTACTGTATATATTATACTCGTCTTTGAAATTATAATAATTTTTAAGTTGTTTATAGAATTACTAACGAAACAAGAACACATGGTCACAGCGTTTGATGAGAAACTGTTCAATATATTAGTTAAAAAAATGGTTATATATACGAAAGATAAAATAGAAGTCCACTTCAAAAATGGTCAGGTCATAGAAATATGATTTAGCTGTTTTTATGAATGGAATGAAACATTCATTTTATGATATAATATAAAAGATTGACAGAGATGAGAAATAATGAGGCTTGCCTAAATCGTTAAAAAGTGAGGCACGAAGTAGCGATAAACGAAAGATATCACTACGGAGTTAGTAAGGGAACTAGCTTGCTCACCAAATAGTGGTGAGTGTATGAGATTGAGATGATTTATCATCCAATCGAATTGTTCCGTTGCACCCCCTAAGAGGGTTTTACACCCTAGCAGTGACAACTAGCAATTAGCTTCATCACTAAGTGATTTGCTAATTCCAGTTGTTGTTGCATACATTGTACCTAAGTGTTTTACGACTGCTTCGCTTCATAAAACACAAACGTACAACGCATAGTGATAAAAAAAGGAGCTTTTGTATGATAAAATTAGTTGTTACAGATATTGATGATACGCTATTAAATAGTGATCGTGAGATTTCTAAAAAAAATAGAGAAGTAATTGAAGAGTGTAAGAAACAAGATATTAAAGTTATTTTAGCGTCAGGTAGACCTGATTTTGGAATGATGAGTATAGTAGAGGATTTACAACTTGATAGTTATGATAACTACTTACTTTCATTTAATGGAGCTAGAATCGCTAATCTTAAAACAAATGAAGTGATTTATGAGAAGTTCTTATCGCCTGAGAGAATTAAGTTCTTAATAGATGTTGCTTTGGAGAATGATTGTGATATTCTTACTTACCAAGGTGGGAAAGTTCTTACGAATCGTGACAATGAATACGCACGAATTGAGTCTGGTTTAGTAAGTGCAGAATTAGTAATTAGTGAGAACATGAAAGATGATATTAAAGAAGGTGCTGCTAAGGTAATAATTCTTAAACATCCTGATGAAGCTGTTGAGGTGAAAGATAAACTTGCACTTGAATTAGGTGATGACTATGAAGTAGCTATGTCTAAACCGTTCTTTATCGAGATTAATGATAAAGGTATTTCTAAAGGAGTATCTTTAGATTCATTATGTAAAAAACTTGGTTTAACAAATGAGAATGTAATGGCATTAGGTGATGGGCTTAATGATTTAAGCATGATTGAGTTCGCTGGTATGGGAGTTGCGGTTGATAATGCTAATACTACTTTAAAAGAAGCGGCGAATTTTATTTCTAAGTCGAATGATGAAGATGGTTTCGCTTATGCTATTGAAAAATTTGTTCTTGGTAAAGATGTGTAGATAGAAAGAGGTTCTGATGAAAGTAACTTTGATTTGTGTAGGTAAAGTTAAGGAGAAATTTTATAGGGATGCTATAAAAGAATATGAAAAACGTCTTGGAGCATATATTAAGTTATATACTATTGAAATTTCAGATGAAAAAGTAAAGGTAGAAAATGATTCAGAAATAGCTCTTGCGATGGAAAAAGAAGGGAATAACATATTATCAAAAATTAAAGATAATCAATATGTTATTACTTTAGAAATCTTAGGTAAGAATTTATCAAGTGAAGAATTTGCATCGAAAATTGATAATTTAATGCTTACAGGTAAGAGTGATGTTGCATTAGTAATTGGTGGAAGTTATGGTCTTTCTGATAGTGTGAAAAAACGTAGTAATTTTGCATTATCGTTTAGTAAAATGACGTTTCCACACCAGATGATGCGTGTTGTTTTACTTGAACAAGTGTATAGAGCTTATCGTATAATAACAGGAGCAAGTTATCATAAATAATATAATAGGTGCTGAACTGGAAATTTTATTTTTTACAAAGTTTATATAAAATATCATAGACGCAGTGGCCTATTGATATCTAAATTCGCTTTATAAAAGTTTTTTAGATATCTAATAAATAGCCTGTGCGGGGGTGACTCGACAAAATCGATTTTGATGTGTACCCAAAATTCTGGACACATATATATTTAGTTTAGACAAGTGGATGTTATCCTGTATTGTACAGGAGGCATCCATTTTGTTTTTGATTGAATTCTCTTGTTGTTGTAATAATTTATATATTCAGATACAGCTTTACTAAACTCTTCAAATGACATATAAACCTTTTCATAACCATAATATATCTCCGTCTTCATTCTTCCAAAAAGTGATTCCATGATACTATTATCATAACAATTTCCCTTTCTAGACATCGATTGAATGATTCCATGTTTTTTTAACTCACTTCTATAGTGTGAATGTTGATACTGCCACCCTTGATCAGAATGCATAATTAATCCTTCTGTATTTGGAAATTTATTAAATGCTTGTTCTAACATCCTTTTTATCTGATCTAAATTTGGATGTAAAGATAAATCATATGATATTATTTCATTTGTATGCATATCTAGAATCGCTGAAAAATAGCACTTTCCCCATAAAAAATTGAATTGTGATACATCTGTAGTCCATTTCTGTAAAGGAGCAGTCGTACTAAAATCTCGATTTATTATATTATTAGCGACTTTTCCTACTGTTCCCTTATATGAATGGTATCTTTCTTTAGGAGTTTTCCCTTTCAATCCTTCTTTATGCATAAGACTTTGTACTCGTTTATGATTTACTTTAAAACCT
This is a stretch of genomic DNA from Gemella haemolysans. It encodes these proteins:
- a CDS encoding ATP-binding cassette domain-containing protein, coding for MVNLLTVKNLAYKYKNSSNYAIKNISFSAEKGDMIALIGKSGSGKTTIINSTLGLFSNIEGEVSFGEGVSVRDIDYCMQNQSVDWYLNVYDNIYMGVLYSKNTISKKSVDEIIEVLGLKGKEKSDLTELSGGQLQRVQIARSLISDSKILFLDEPTTGLDVVLSKNILEYIKNNNKEHAVFISSHDLDLIEKYCNKIIYINDGECLYFGEMSTFLKEYNKEIVYNISYSGEISKDVVEKHKDTITIVDDKNLKIFLEKEEEISNVLKLLLAENITIGSLQKEEITLKRILELEE
- a CDS encoding ABC transporter permease, whose amino-acid sequence is MKNVMKNFWATSYIEYKAIENNKQIIYTQLMVPILYFVFFGFGIGNSFSSLAFKGENVSYIEYIFIGIIGVILNSQMNQSVYRVNLDKKWGLLAYKRIKGTSAISYFLGKLVFPLGITIVQVLLIYFLSFFLGIKIQIGPFLKVLIIVIISLVFWFSLGVIISLGTVSYRTRDLILGTLLLPIIFAAPTFYSLDNSKVLYYISKLNPLTYQLTSMRTVIFDMDLDINTYITIFLSLIMFVLAISVIIRSELLGDER
- a CDS encoding ABC transporter ATP-binding protein, yielding MFILTLIVSIGTVYVVYARVDIVDSVIYKTGSLWTKVGFIICVLIIVELLRAWLKIIIAQLVKQWKIYLGDRISKNIETMSQSEFNKVDSGEHMTKYTYQLELLSAYLFSPLTGLLSAIVLFISSVVFLWLINWKFVVFALLSSVAMFLISGKFGKKISVGYTNLSILSGKFSGVLKEYLTGYEDLKNIGKINLFSKNVKTSQIQKEDQQYSISKLMAFGELTLQSIEKLLELLIFIFAIYLVLKNELTIGTIASVSTILGIYLTSINQLVDLYIKVIGTKEILNSVITKATAKETLYPHVEENIEFKNFNYSFGDNHVIRNFNFNINKGGKYAVIGKSGSGKSTIIKLLLGKLQSNHDKVLIDGNPLEIQDDINFSKEIGYVSQQTSIFSGSIRYNITLDDSYSDEEIWSILEKVCLADRVRALPDSLDHNLSNMGEILSGGEKQRLVLARVLIRNYPILILDEATSALDEKTAVQIENNILADDKLTLIMISHHIQEEIKKQLTECVELKVQ
- a CDS encoding aminoglycoside N(3)-acetyltransferase, whose product is MSYKFMSDALDNNLMPIGKSDFLNLFKDLEIGEGDILIAHVSLSNFGYIIGGARCIYEALMERLGESGTLVVPTQSLENMSPEYWEYPKVPKEWIEKIKQESLSYDVNLSSTRGMGKFSEFVMNLTHSVRSSHPLYSFSAVGEKAQEIIKEHPLDDGLGYNSPLGRLYDQNAKILLLGTDFESNTALHLAEYSLNRKTIKESANVDGEWLEFSNIELDIYDDFLTVQKEFMKNYKGSYQIKDIQKTSVLCIDLKSCVDFAKEYYRRKEEINS
- a CDS encoding ABC transporter ATP-binding protein produces the protein MDNIIDVKGLKRSFKTLKNGEFEAIKGIEFSVKEGEIFGLLGPNGAGKTTTIKILTTMLAPSEGSVKVLGFDTFHEAKKVREHINFVFGGERSLYWRLSARDNLAYFADLYKIPRKAQNELIENLIKRVGLSEFIDKKVETFSKGMKQRLQIARSLLNNPKIIFLDEPSIGLDPIGAKELRELIKELAKDGVTILLTTHYMPEAEELCNRIAIIKKGELLALDDVVGLQNLVSYERKEEIKAKKIREQEEKNKQNLEITLEDIYIELLGEK
- a CDS encoding ATP-binding cassette domain-containing protein, which produces MKRYILKFKYRFLLICFLILLRQLFLMKSNFLNADAITVLTNKNLHSFFEIILFLSVTWFVIIVIDRVVKVREEIFIQDIGIDVKDNLSSSLIELDIEKYKDNSSGVYQSWFNNDIQMIQEKGLRNIFAIIYSLSGVVFSLYALLKYHWIISLITIIGTGILIYLPKIFNKKLHNMGTEVTKENENYVASLEETILDYDTYFSLNKLQIISKRIANISRILKNVFVKQSKLESNYYMLNFGLNVFFQVLLVFVTGYLVVKDNLEIGAVAAVGMFANLVFDGMSQVGYRIAFIKGAKPIFSKHDEFMLNNKDTYSPIEYSLRETLFKIKNLYFSYGDKEILNNVNLDIKEGNKYLISGDSGVGKSTLFKIITGQLRNYEGSVEYCSVDLKKLSTKQILEKLTIIQQENFVFSGTVKDNITMGEVAEDSEVAKYLEKVGLTQKDFLYSEVEVHGKNLSGGQRQRLAIARALFNGKKILLIDEGTSALDKESAKSLVEMLLGNKELTIIMISHDISDELRGKFDNIIKL